In Rhodopirellula islandica, the following proteins share a genomic window:
- the tadA gene encoding tRNA adenosine(34) deaminase TadA yields the protein MSLDPLDIDRHWMQRAIEMAQSAAMEDEVPVGAIIVRSGTAIAAAANQREALHDPTAHAEMIAITQAAASIENWRLEQTTLYVTLEPCLMCAGAILQARVPRVVFGASDPKAGAVTSLYEVLTDSRLNHRCEITHGVMAEQCGHLLTEFFSAKRALGKK from the coding sequence ATGAGTTTGGACCCCTTGGACATTGATCGTCACTGGATGCAGCGGGCGATCGAGATGGCTCAGTCTGCCGCGATGGAAGATGAGGTTCCGGTTGGAGCGATCATCGTGCGATCGGGAACCGCGATCGCCGCAGCGGCCAATCAGCGGGAAGCCTTGCATGATCCCACGGCTCATGCGGAGATGATCGCGATCACCCAGGCGGCAGCTTCGATCGAAAACTGGCGTTTGGAACAAACGACGCTGTACGTGACGCTGGAACCCTGCCTGATGTGTGCGGGGGCGATTCTGCAGGCTCGCGTGCCGCGGGTGGTCTTTGGGGCCAGCGATCCCAAGGCAGGGGCGGTGACCAGTTTGTACGAAGTGCTGACCGATTCACGCCTCAATCACCGCTGCGAAATCACCCATGGCGTGATGGCCGAACAGTGCGGCCATTTATTAACCGAGTTCTTCTCTGCCAAGCGTGCACTGGGCAAAAAGTAG
- a CDS encoding leucine-rich repeat domain-containing protein, with translation MTIHRSLLTGLLVGGLALTGCSRSDSKTGQDANTPEVEETVVSVPPQATPDDPEAVAALTDAGYILTKNDDGNVVEFSIANQKGGIAESLPHLSGIPNTLIATFNGPGIDDAGMDNLTSLAKLKRLTLTDTAITDQTLETVGKMNTLEALFLRRTGVTDEGMELLTGLSKLRAIDLRNSNIGDAGMNSLAKIKTLADVQLEKSKVTDEGLVQLAPLPLKSINFNYCTTINGPTMKMLGQTATLEQLQGDYSKINDAAMAELKGLSKLKRLRIRGCDVTGEGIQHIANNKALARFELRDSSVDDKGLEVISQLPAVTYVDISECRLASPEGIAQLGKLTDLTYLGLWETKTNDETLAGFGDLVNLEELNLKSTSVTDESLPVLMQMTKLKTLNVAGTQLGDESFLELAKLPNLKSMNVANTSIGFDVIDTLAENHPDLQVIEFEN, from the coding sequence ATGACCATTCATCGTTCCCTGTTGACCGGACTGCTCGTCGGTGGTCTGGCCCTCACCGGGTGTTCCCGTTCCGACTCCAAGACCGGCCAGGACGCGAACACTCCTGAAGTCGAAGAGACCGTGGTCAGTGTTCCTCCTCAGGCCACGCCGGACGATCCAGAGGCTGTCGCCGCACTGACCGACGCGGGTTACATCCTGACGAAAAACGACGATGGCAACGTCGTTGAGTTTTCGATCGCCAACCAAAAAGGTGGCATCGCGGAATCCTTGCCGCATCTCAGCGGAATTCCCAACACGCTGATCGCCACCTTCAATGGCCCTGGCATCGACGATGCTGGAATGGACAACCTGACTTCGCTTGCCAAACTCAAACGCTTGACGCTGACGGACACCGCGATCACGGACCAGACGCTGGAAACGGTTGGCAAAATGAACACTCTCGAAGCGTTGTTCCTGCGTCGCACCGGCGTCACCGACGAAGGCATGGAATTGCTCACCGGGTTGAGCAAATTGCGAGCGATCGATCTGCGGAACAGCAACATCGGCGATGCCGGCATGAATTCGCTTGCCAAGATCAAAACACTTGCCGATGTGCAGCTGGAAAAATCCAAGGTGACCGATGAGGGCTTGGTCCAACTTGCCCCGTTGCCGCTGAAGTCCATCAACTTCAACTACTGCACGACGATCAACGGTCCGACGATGAAGATGCTGGGCCAGACCGCAACGCTGGAACAGTTGCAAGGCGATTATTCCAAAATCAACGACGCTGCGATGGCTGAATTGAAAGGGCTGTCCAAGCTCAAGCGTCTGCGAATTCGCGGTTGTGACGTGACGGGAGAAGGCATCCAACACATCGCCAACAACAAAGCCCTGGCTCGATTTGAACTTCGCGATTCGTCGGTGGATGACAAAGGACTGGAAGTCATCTCGCAGTTGCCCGCCGTGACCTACGTCGACATTTCGGAATGCCGCCTGGCGTCTCCTGAAGGAATCGCCCAATTGGGTAAATTGACGGACCTGACGTACCTCGGACTTTGGGAAACCAAGACGAACGATGAAACATTGGCTGGGTTCGGCGACTTGGTCAACTTGGAAGAGTTGAATCTGAAGTCCACCTCGGTGACCGACGAATCACTGCCTGTGTTGATGCAGATGACCAAGTTGAAAACATTGAACGTTGCGGGGACCCAACTCGGCGATGAGAGCTTCCTGGAATTGGCAAAGCTGCCCAATCTCAAGAGCATGAACGTTGCCAACACCAGCATCGGATTCGACGTCATCGACACATTGGCTGAGAATCATCCCGACCTTCAAGTCATTGAGTTTGAAAACTGA
- a CDS encoding family 16 glycoside hydrolase — protein MAAKSDAETKNTAKSQFKWRPLAGKWDEAHFGGDGGITRENWKKTAQDDSAKLPATGELFRLGMGDPLTGIRWTGDFPLENYELRLQARRTDGFDFFAAVTFPVGKEHCSFVLGGWGGGVVGISSIDGNDASSNETTGYKDFENKHWYNIRIRVDKETVTTWIDDSEWSNVNRSEHTFDIRIEMDPCLPLGIANFQCESEIRGLEIRRLDDQSPAEKPESPSEEASAITPAGNP, from the coding sequence ATCACAGTTCAAATGGCGTCCATTGGCAGGAAAATGGGACGAAGCCCACTTTGGTGGGGACGGCGGAATCACACGAGAAAATTGGAAGAAGACTGCTCAGGACGATTCCGCGAAGCTGCCTGCGACCGGTGAGTTGTTCCGTCTGGGGATGGGCGACCCGCTGACCGGAATCCGCTGGACCGGTGATTTTCCACTGGAGAACTACGAACTGCGTCTGCAGGCTCGGCGAACCGACGGGTTCGACTTTTTCGCGGCCGTGACGTTCCCTGTCGGTAAAGAACACTGCAGTTTTGTGCTGGGGGGCTGGGGCGGCGGTGTGGTTGGAATCAGCAGCATCGATGGGAATGACGCATCGAGCAACGAAACCACCGGGTACAAAGACTTCGAAAACAAGCATTGGTACAACATCCGGATTCGAGTCGACAAGGAAACCGTGACCACTTGGATCGATGATTCAGAATGGTCCAACGTGAACCGATCCGAGCACACGTTTGACATCCGAATCGAGATGGATCCATGCCTGCCGTTGGGGATCGCAAATTTTCAATGCGAGAGTGAAATCCGAGGCCTGGAGATTCGCCGTTTGGACGATCAGTCCCCCGCTGAAAAGCCTGAATCGCCGAGCGAAGAAGCCTCCGCAATCACACCAGCGGGAAACCCATGA